In the genome of Maridesulfovibrio zosterae DSM 11974, the window ACACAAGATACGTATATTATGATTGCTGAAGTTGGGCTTGGGCTTGTAGATAAGACCGCTAAAAGAAAAAAATACGTTATCAACTTTGGTGATACCCAGATAAAAAGGCATGATGAAGAGACTGGGTTTACAGCCTACCGAGCAAGAGAAGCTGTTCAAATAGCCGTATATGCGGGAGGTGACTCTACTCAACAGAGTAAAATAGTTAAAGGTGTAAGCCAAAGATTTAAGAGAATTCTGGAAGACGTAATTTAAAAAAAATTTTATTCATCAGAAAAGCCTCGATGAAAAACATCAAGGCTTTTCTGATTGATTAACGTTGTACAAACACATACTTGGTCAGGCATATGTAAGCATTGTAAACAGTTATCAACAACTAACGAATGAAAGCTTAAACATCATTAAAATCCTTTCGGACCTGCCCAAGTCCCTTGCGATAACCTTCTGCATCACCATATGAAAAAAAATGGCGATAACGACTGTGTACGGACTTAACAGGACGGGCATGACGTATAGGACACCAATATTGCTCTGTACGGGCTGCTACCTCACGCACGAATCCGATTAAACCATTAAAATAACCGCAGTAATAGCAGTTCATTTTTTCTATAAAATTTAAATAAGTAAGAGACTGTCGATCAATTACGATATAATCACGCCGCTTAACTCTAGGAATTCCGTATACCGGAAAGCACATCAACTGATATAGCCAGACAGTCACATCAAGCATCAAGGCCGGAACGATAGGCATCCAGATAAACGGCATAGTCAAGATTACCCATACACCGGAATCATAAACATAATCACTCCATTTCGCAGCGAACTCACGGTTAGCAGCACGCACTTCCTCGCTGAACCTGATCTTCTTTTCCTGTACGGTATAAAGAAATTCATTTGTTACATCACGCAGTTCATGGCGAAGCTCTCCTTCAAGCACATTAATCTTACCCAGAATTTCATCAATTCTATCCACTTGGTACACATCCTTCGAGCTACGGGTTCAAATTTTAGTCACGGACCGCAAAAAGAGTCCCTCCTCATACGAGCATTAATTATAGTTAGATAAGAAAATATAGATGCTGGCAATAAAAAGAAGCATAAGACGTAAAAAATAACATCTTAAATAAGATGGGCTAAAATCCACAATGTAGCAAACTGCGAACTATGTAAAATCTAAATCAGCCTCACTAACCGGACCGCCATTAGTAGTAGCAATCAACTCTGCAGCATCTCCGCCGGATCCGTCATGATCATAATATAACTCGTTGGTCTCGCCATCATAAATATATACAGGACCACTGTGATTGGAATCTTCCGCCATGGCAAATGATTCAAAAGTAGCTGTACCGCCATCTCTGGATAAGGCTTCAAAATTGTCAGAGTTAAACAAAAACTTATCCCCGGCTTCATTTATGAAGTCGGTTATCGTATCCCCACCAGCACCCCGCTCATGATAATAAAAAATATCTGCACCATTTCCACCTGTCAGAGTATCTGCTCCGCCGCCGCCCTGCAAAGTATCATTACCATTCTGACCACTCAGAGTATCTGCACCATCATTCCCAAAAAGATAATTACCAGAACTGTTACCAATAATCGTATCTCCAGCCTCAGAGCCAATTACATTCATAATATTTACTAATGTGTCATTGCCAGACTCAGAACTGGTAGCTGTACCGCCTCCACTGGTAAGAGTGACTGATACGGCTGCAGTATCATGCTCATATGAGACAGTATCATTCCCGCCGCCACCAATCAAAGTATCATCTCCGCCCCGACCGTATAAGGTATTATTTCCACTATCTCCCTCTAAAGTATCATCGTAAGAGGAGCCTTCAAGATTCTCAAAATTTCGATATGTATCAATATATGTTACGGAATCAAGTCCTTCAGTTACAGCAACTGTAGAGGCAAGACTTACTGTCACACCTGAATGAACTCCCATAAATGAAATCCAGTCAGTACCTTCACCGCCATCCATGAAATCACTGCCACAGTCACCGTTAATTATATCATTCCCGGCATCGCCTAAAATATAATCTTCTCCCATTCCGCCAGAAATTGTATCATCTCCATCGCCACCTTTAAGTGAATCATTCCCATCAACACCGGAAATAAGATCATTGCCTCCCTGACCGTTATAAAAATCGGCATCAGGTGTTCCTTCCCAACTCTCACCAGCACTACCGCCAAGAATGAAGCTGACCCCTTCATCATTGGTAAAGGTCACATTTTCCAGTCCTTCCGGCACAGATTCTGTCCCAGCAGCGATACCTTCAATAAGTTCTAAAATTTCATCACTGGTCGGGATTTCATCGAACTTATCAAGCAGAGCCTGAGCCGACTCGATATCTCCTTCGCCCAAAGCTTCGAACACCTGTTCAGCAACGCCCTTAACTATATCATTTATTGCACCCTGAATTCCATCTTCACCAACAATATTTCCTTGAATAAATGCAGCAACTCCTGGTTCAAGTACTCCTTCACCAGCTATCTGCTGAGATCCTGTTTCACCACCATCAGCTTGCTGCTCATCTCCGTCGGCATTTTCGTCATTAGGCTGTTCTTCATTTGGATCATCACCGGTTGATTGCTCATCCTCCTCTTCTTCCCTGTTCTGTTCCTGTATATCCTGTTCCTGCTGAATGGCTGACGGCGCAATATCTCTAAAAGATTCAAATTCCTGAACAGTCATAGGCCGGACAGTACTAATCTGACCAGACGATGCTATATCAACAAGAGCTTGCGGAGAGTCTATCAAACGGACTTCACCATCGATGGACTGGACAAGCAAAGCTTTCCCGCTATGTATTTCTTCAACACCATGCTTTTCCTGACCATCAGGGGAAATTTCATGAACTGTAGTTGTTCCCCTGATACCAATTGTGGCAAGTGGAGAGCCTATCTGAAAACGATCCGGGTTCTGTTCTGCAATCTTGCCTGTAACCAAACGAAAAGTCCCCTGACTCATTTTGAACAGAAGCTCAGAATTTGATTCACCAACAGTATCAAACACGTAATCATCAAGAGATATGCTTGAATCTGCTCCCTGTGAGAGTAAAGTGTCATCTACAAATCTGACCTCGGCATTGCTTGCAGGGCCAGTAACGAGTTCTTCTCCTTTAAACACAAGTGTCCCTGAATCGGCCTGCCGCACCCCTGAATCAGACTGAAGAAATACTTCACCATTGCTGGCAAGCACGACACCTATAGAATTCAAATTACTCGCAACAGGAGACATTTCACCACCTCACAGCTAACGTTTACCCTCATATATTAATGTAATAACGGTACACAATATTGCAATTGATTTTATTTTATAAAGTTAGAATACTATAGAATGTCTTAATGAAGAATAAAATTATACAACTTGAGCAATCAATCAATACATAGAGATTTAAGATAACTACACTACAAAAAAAATGCCCCACATTCTTCAAAAGAACATGAGGCAAAGGACTTAGTATAAAGAGAATTACTTATAACTACTAATCTGCAGAAGCTGGAGGAATAGGTCCTTTCTTAAGGCCCCATAAAAAAAGAGCCAAACCGGCTAGAATCATAGGCAAACACAGTAACTGCCCCATAGTAAGCCAACCGAAGGCAATAAATCCAAGCTGGGGATCAGGTTGTCTGAAAAATTCAACAAAAGCTCTGAAAAAGCCATAACCTATCAAAAACAGCCCTGTTGTTGTACCACGCTGACGAGGCTTAGATGACCAGAACCACAGGATTAAAAATAGCATCAGTCCTTCAAGTAAACCCTCATACAATTGTGAGGGGTGACGTGGAAGATTTCCTGCTCTCTGGCTGGGAAAAACCATACCCCATGGCATATCGGTAACCCGGCCCCATAATTCTCCATTAATGAAATTCCCCATACGTCCGCATAAAAGCCCCAACGGAGCCAGTGGGACAAGAAAATCACCAACATCTAAAACAGTTCGACCTGTCGATTTTGCAAAGCGCCATGCCACGATGGCAACACCTATCGCACCACCATGAAATGACATGCCTCCTTTCCATATTGCGACAATATCAGAAGGATGAGCTAGGAAATATCCTGGTTCATAAATGAGGCAGTACCCAATCCGAGCACCTAAAACCAGACCGACAACAAGCCATGTAATTAGGTCATCCACCTGCTGAGCAGTCCATGTATTTG includes:
- a CDS encoding FecR domain-containing protein, whose amino-acid sequence is MSPVASNLNSIGVVLASNGEVFLQSDSGVRQADSGTLVFKGEELVTGPASNAEVRFVDDTLLSQGADSSISLDDYVFDTVGESNSELLFKMSQGTFRLVTGKIAEQNPDRFQIGSPLATIGIRGTTTVHEISPDGQEKHGVEEIHSGKALLVQSIDGEVRLIDSPQALVDIASSGQISTVRPMTVQEFESFRDIAPSAIQQEQDIQEQNREEEEDEQSTGDDPNEEQPNDENADGDEQQADGGETGSQQIAGEGVLEPGVAAFIQGNIVGEDGIQGAINDIVKGVAEQVFEALGEGDIESAQALLDKFDEIPTSDEILELIEGIAAGTESVPEGLENVTFTNDEGVSFILGGSAGESWEGTPDADFYNGQGGNDLISGVDGNDSLKGGDGDDTISGGMGEDYILGDAGNDIINGDCGSDFMDGGEGTDWISFMGVHSGVTVSLASTVAVTEGLDSVTYIDTYRNFENLEGSSYDDTLEGDSGNNTLYGRGGDDTLIGGGGNDTVSYEHDTAAVSVTLTSGGGTATSSESGNDTLVNIMNVIGSEAGDTIIGNSSGNYLFGNDGADTLSGQNGNDTLQGGGGADTLTGGNGADIFYYHERGAGGDTITDFINEAGDKFLFNSDNFEALSRDGGTATFESFAMAEDSNHSGPVYIYDGETNELYYDHDGSGGDAAELIATTNGGPVSEADLDFT
- the lgt gene encoding prolipoprotein diacylglyceryl transferase produces the protein MIVLPEFDTVAFRVGPLKANWYGIMYMIGFAIAWFLGRYRASKKTNTWTAQQVDDLITWLVVGLVLGARIGYCLIYEPGYFLAHPSDIVAIWKGGMSFHGGAIGVAIVAWRFAKSTGRTVLDVGDFLVPLAPLGLLCGRMGNFINGELWGRVTDMPWGMVFPSQRAGNLPRHPSQLYEGLLEGLMLFLILWFWSSKPRQRGTTTGLFLIGYGFFRAFVEFFRQPDPQLGFIAFGWLTMGQLLCLPMILAGLALFLWGLKKGPIPPASAD